A window of the Pseudomonas furukawaii genome harbors these coding sequences:
- a CDS encoding cation acetate symporter yields the protein MKALLALLALAPLTSFADPITAEKQPLNLHAIGMFFVFVVATLAITWWAARRTRSASDFYTAGGGISGFQNGLAIAGDYMSAATLLGLSSLVFAKGYDGFVYIIGFFVGWPIVTFLMAERLRNLGRYTFADIVSYRLDQVSVRSFAALGSLTVVCCYLVVQMVGAGQLIKLLFGLDYQLAVVVVGVLMLVYVIFGGMIATTWVQITKAVLLLAGGTTLMLMALSEFGFSFEELAERAVAVHASGAKIMGPGSLLADPISAVSLSLGLVFGIAGLPHILMRFFTVPNAKEARRSVLFATGFIGFFFLVVCVLGYTAIVIVGTDPQYFVDGKLGGAIVGGGNMVAMHLAQAVGGSLFLGFLSAVAFATILAVVAGLALAGASAISHDLYATVLKKGKASEKDEMRVSRIATVAIGVIAIGLGILFEQMNIAFLVGLTFGVAASANFPVLIMAMYWKGLTTRGALCGGLTGLVSAMALVICGPAVWVGVLGHAKAIFPYDQPALFSMPLAFLVIVVVSSLDRSARASRERAAYTGQFVRAQTGLGAAAASSH from the coding sequence ATGAAAGCCCTCCTCGCCCTCCTCGCCCTGGCGCCGCTGACCAGCTTCGCCGATCCGATCACTGCGGAAAAACAGCCGCTCAACCTGCATGCCATCGGCATGTTCTTCGTCTTCGTCGTCGCCACCCTCGCCATCACCTGGTGGGCGGCCCGGCGCACCCGCTCCGCCTCCGACTTCTACACCGCCGGCGGCGGCATCTCCGGCTTCCAGAACGGCCTGGCGATCGCCGGCGACTACATGTCGGCGGCCACTCTGCTGGGCCTCTCCAGCCTGGTGTTCGCCAAGGGCTACGACGGCTTCGTCTACATCATCGGCTTCTTCGTCGGCTGGCCCATCGTCACCTTCCTGATGGCCGAGCGCCTGCGCAACCTGGGCCGCTACACCTTTGCCGATATCGTGTCCTACCGCCTGGACCAGGTGAGTGTGCGCAGCTTCGCCGCCCTTGGTTCGCTGACCGTGGTCTGCTGCTACCTCGTGGTACAGATGGTCGGCGCCGGCCAGCTGATCAAGCTGCTGTTCGGCCTGGACTACCAGCTCGCCGTGGTGGTGGTCGGCGTGCTGATGCTGGTCTACGTCATCTTCGGCGGCATGATCGCCACCACCTGGGTGCAGATCACCAAGGCCGTGCTTCTGCTCGCCGGCGGTACCACTCTGATGCTGATGGCCCTGAGCGAGTTCGGTTTCAGTTTCGAAGAGCTGGCCGAGCGCGCCGTCGCCGTTCACGCCAGCGGTGCGAAGATCATGGGTCCCGGTTCCCTGCTGGCAGACCCGATCAGCGCGGTATCCCTGTCGCTTGGTCTGGTGTTCGGCATCGCCGGCCTACCGCACATCCTCATGCGTTTCTTCACCGTGCCCAACGCCAAGGAAGCCCGTCGCTCGGTGCTCTTCGCCACCGGTTTCATCGGCTTCTTCTTCCTGGTGGTCTGCGTGCTCGGCTACACCGCCATCGTCATCGTCGGCACCGACCCGCAGTACTTCGTCGACGGCAAGCTGGGCGGCGCCATCGTCGGAGGCGGCAACATGGTGGCCATGCACCTGGCCCAGGCGGTTGGTGGCAGCCTGTTCCTCGGTTTCCTCTCCGCCGTGGCCTTCGCCACCATCCTCGCCGTGGTGGCGGGCCTGGCGCTCGCCGGCGCCTCGGCCATCTCCCACGACCTCTACGCCACCGTGCTGAAGAAAGGCAAGGCCAGCGAAAAGGACGAGATGCGTGTATCGCGGATCGCCACCGTGGCCATCGGTGTGATCGCCATCGGCCTCGGCATTCTCTTCGAGCAAATGAACATCGCCTTCCTGGTGGGCCTCACCTTCGGCGTCGCCGCCTCGGCCAATTTCCCGGTGCTGATCATGGCCATGTACTGGAAGGGCCTGACCACCCGTGGCGCCCTCTGCGGTGGCCTCACCGGCCTGGTCAGCGCCATGGCCCTGGTGATTTGCGGGCCGGCGGTGTGGGTCGGGGTGCTCGGTCATGCCAAGGCGATCTTCCCCTATGACCAGCCGGCGCTGTTCTCCATGCCGCTGGCCTTCCTGGTGATAGTGGTGGTGTCCAGCCTCGACCGCAGCGCCCGCGCCAGCCGCGAGCGCGCCGCCTACACCGGCCAGTTCGTGCGCGCCCAGACCGGCCTGGGAGCGGCAGCCGCCAGCAGCCACTGA
- a CDS encoding OprD family porin: protein MHRNLLTSSLLLSSSAMLLSSPASAEFIKDSKASLELRNFYFNRDFRQSGAPQAKAEEWAQGFLLRYESGFTEGTVGVGLDAIGLLGVKLDSSPDRAGSGLLKRDREAPKRAQDEYGELGLTAKLRASRSTLRLGTLMPKLPVLLANDSRLLPQTFEGGQLNSLELDGLTFDAGRLTQVNQRDSSDYEDMGITTVGAKNIRARSTGSDAFDFANLSYKWSDNLTTGYGFGRLDDFYRQHQLNLNHLLHLGEGRSLKSDLRFAHSSDEGGSNVDNKALGAMFTYAVGGHALGLGYQRMSGDTGFAYVNGSDAYLVNFVQISDFANREERSWQARYDFNFASVGIPGLTLMTRYLSGDGVELGAGREDGKEWERDTDIAYVIQSGPLKNLGLKWRNATVRTSHFGSDLDENRLILSYTLPLW from the coding sequence ATGCATCGCAACCTCCTCACCTCGAGTCTCCTGCTGAGCAGCAGTGCCATGCTGCTTTCCTCGCCCGCCAGCGCCGAGTTCATCAAGGACTCCAAGGCCAGCCTCGAACTGCGCAACTTCTACTTCAACCGCGACTTCCGCCAGAGCGGCGCCCCCCAGGCCAAGGCCGAGGAATGGGCCCAGGGCTTCCTCCTGCGCTATGAATCGGGCTTTACCGAAGGCACGGTCGGCGTCGGCCTGGACGCCATCGGCCTCTTGGGCGTGAAGCTGGACTCCAGCCCCGACCGCGCCGGATCCGGCCTCCTGAAGCGCGACCGAGAAGCGCCCAAGCGTGCCCAGGACGAATACGGCGAACTGGGCCTGACCGCCAAGCTGCGGGCGTCCAGGAGCACCCTCAGGCTGGGCACCCTGATGCCCAAGCTGCCGGTGCTGCTGGCCAACGATTCGCGCCTGCTGCCGCAGACCTTCGAGGGCGGCCAGCTCAATTCGCTGGAGCTCGATGGCCTGACCTTCGACGCCGGACGCCTGACCCAGGTGAACCAGCGCGACTCTTCGGACTATGAGGACATGGGCATCACCACCGTCGGCGCGAAGAACATCCGCGCCCGCAGCACCGGCAGCGACGCCTTCGACTTCGCCAACCTCAGCTACAAATGGAGCGACAACCTCACCACGGGCTACGGTTTCGGTCGCCTGGACGACTTCTATCGCCAGCATCAGCTCAATCTCAACCACCTGCTGCACCTGGGCGAGGGCCGGAGCCTGAAGAGCGACCTGCGCTTCGCCCACTCCAGCGACGAAGGCGGCAGCAACGTCGATAACAAGGCCCTCGGCGCGATGTTCACCTACGCCGTCGGCGGCCACGCCCTGGGCCTCGGCTACCAGCGCATGAGCGGCGACACCGGCTTCGCCTACGTCAACGGCAGCGATGCCTACCTGGTGAACTTCGTGCAGATCAGCGACTTCGCCAACCGCGAGGAACGCTCCTGGCAGGCCCGTTACGACTTCAACTTCGCCAGCGTCGGCATCCCCGGCCTGACCCTCATGACCCGCTACCTCTCCGGCGACGGCGTGGAACTGGGCGCCGGGCGCGAGGACGGCAAGGAATGGGAACGTGACACCGACATCGCCTACGTCATCCAGAGCGGTCCGCTGAAGAACCTTGGCCTGAAATGGCGCAACGCCACGGTGCGCACCAGCCACTTCGGCAGCGACCTGGACGAGAACCGCCTGATCCTCAGCTACACGCTGCCGCTCTGGTAA
- a CDS encoding AMP-binding protein, with protein MNRNSLPFLAARDFLLAHRTDYDTAVRDFRWPQLTEFNWALDYFDSMAKDNQADALWIVEEDGSERRYSFEELSVRSNRVANHLRTLGVQRGERILMMLGNDIALWETMLAAFKLGAVVIPATALLTPEDLRDRIERGHVSHLVVGGANLDKFAGLAEGCTRISVGEGAPGWTPHDAALEYSAEFQADGVTLATDPMLLYFTSGTTSKPKMVLHSHQSYPVGHLSTMYWIGLQPGDLHLNISSPGWAKHAWSCFFAPWNAGACIFIHNTSRFSAPALLGVLERYGITSLCAPPTVWRMLIQEDLASYRDRLRLRELVGAGEPLNPEIIEQIHHAWGLWLRDGFGQSETTALVGNTPGQKLKPGSMGRPLPGYRVTMLDPDGQPGNEGEVALPLDVRPLGLMLCYEDSPEKTAEVMRDGYYRTGDTAQICEDGYITFVGRADDVFKASDYRISPFELESALIEHPAVMEVAIVPSPDPVRLAVPKAFLILAHDETGSAELACNILAFAREHLAPYKRVRRIEFVRELPKTISGKIRRVELRQMEVQRRQADARGPGEFFEEDFPQLKG; from the coding sequence ATGAACCGCAACAGCCTCCCCTTCCTAGCCGCCCGTGACTTCCTGCTGGCCCACCGCACCGACTACGACACCGCCGTACGTGATTTCCGCTGGCCGCAGCTGACCGAATTCAACTGGGCCCTGGACTATTTCGACAGCATGGCCAAGGACAACCAGGCCGATGCGCTCTGGATAGTCGAGGAAGACGGCAGCGAGCGCCGCTACAGCTTCGAGGAACTGTCCGTACGCTCCAACCGCGTAGCCAACCACCTGCGCACCCTTGGCGTGCAGCGCGGCGAGCGCATCCTGATGATGCTCGGCAACGACATCGCCCTGTGGGAGACCATGCTCGCCGCCTTCAAGCTGGGCGCCGTGGTGATTCCCGCCACCGCCCTGCTCACGCCGGAGGATCTGCGCGATCGCATCGAGCGTGGCCATGTCAGCCACCTGGTGGTCGGTGGTGCCAACTTGGACAAATTCGCGGGGCTCGCCGAAGGCTGCACCCGCATCAGCGTTGGCGAGGGCGCCCCGGGCTGGACTCCACACGACGCAGCGCTGGAATACTCCGCCGAGTTCCAGGCCGACGGCGTGACCCTCGCCACCGACCCGATGCTGCTGTACTTCACCTCCGGCACCACCTCCAAGCCGAAGATGGTGCTGCACAGCCACCAGAGCTATCCGGTCGGCCACCTCTCTACCATGTACTGGATCGGCCTCCAGCCCGGCGACCTGCACCTGAATATCTCCTCTCCCGGCTGGGCCAAGCACGCCTGGAGCTGCTTCTTCGCGCCCTGGAACGCCGGCGCGTGCATCTTCATCCACAACACCTCGCGCTTCAGCGCCCCGGCCCTGCTCGGCGTGCTGGAACGCTACGGCATCACCAGTCTCTGCGCGCCGCCCACCGTGTGGCGCATGCTGATCCAGGAAGACCTGGCCAGCTACCGCGACCGCCTGCGCTTGCGGGAACTGGTGGGTGCCGGTGAGCCGCTGAACCCGGAAATCATCGAGCAGATCCATCATGCCTGGGGCCTGTGGCTGCGCGACGGTTTCGGCCAGTCGGAAACCACCGCCCTGGTCGGCAACACCCCCGGCCAGAAGCTCAAGCCCGGTTCCATGGGCCGCCCGCTGCCGGGCTACCGGGTGACCATGCTCGACCCCGACGGCCAGCCTGGCAACGAAGGCGAAGTGGCCCTGCCCCTTGATGTACGCCCCCTGGGCCTGATGCTCTGCTACGAGGACAGCCCGGAGAAAACCGCCGAAGTCATGCGCGACGGTTACTACCGCACCGGTGATACCGCGCAGATCTGCGAAGACGGCTACATCACCTTCGTCGGCCGCGCCGATGACGTGTTCAAGGCCTCCGACTACCGCATCAGCCCCTTCGAGCTGGAAAGCGCCCTGATCGAGCATCCCGCCGTGATGGAAGTGGCCATCGTGCCCAGCCCGGACCCGGTGCGCCTGGCGGTGCCCAAGGCCTTCCTGATCCTCGCCCATGACGAAACCGGCAGCGCCGAACTCGCCTGCAACATCCTCGCCTTCGCCCGCGAACACCTGGCGCCCTACAAGCGGGTGCGCCGCATCGAGTTCGTCCGCGAACTGCCCAAGACCATCTCCGGGAAGATCCGCCGGGTGGAACTGCGGCAGATGGAAGTGCAGCGCCGCCAGGCCGACGCACGCGGCCCGGGGGAATTCTTCGAGGAAGACTTCCCGCAGCTCAAGGGCTGA
- a CDS encoding CoA-acylating methylmalonate-semialdehyde dehydrogenase, with protein sequence MTSSSIPSVKLLINGEFVESKTQQWRDVVNPATQEVLARVPFATQDEMNAAVAAAREAFKTWRKTPIGARARIFLKYQQLIRENMKELAALLTAEQGKTLPDAEGDVFRGLEVVEHAANIGTLQMGELANNVANGVDTYTLLQPIGVCAGITPFNFPAMIPLWMFPMAIACGNTFVLKPSEQDPLVTMRLVELALEAGIPKGVLNVIHGGVDAVNLICDHPDIKAVSFVGSTKVGTHVYNRASLNGKRAQCMMGAKNHAIVLPDANKQQTLNNLLGASFGAAGQRCMALPVVILVGEAQNWLPDLVEKARTLKVNAGIEPGTDVGPVVSCAALDRISGLIATGIEEGAKLVLDGRNPKVPGYEDGNFVGPTIFSGVTPSMTIYREEIFGPVLCVVNAASLDEAIAFINANPNGNGTALFTRSGAAARHFQEEIDVGQVGINVPIPVPVPLFSFSGSRASKLGDLGPYGKQVVLFYTQTKTITQRWFDEDDVGGAVNTTITLK encoded by the coding sequence ATGACTTCTTCCAGCATTCCCAGCGTCAAGCTGCTCATCAATGGCGAATTCGTCGAATCCAAGACCCAGCAATGGCGTGACGTGGTCAACCCGGCCACCCAGGAAGTCCTGGCCCGCGTGCCTTTCGCCACCCAGGATGAAATGAACGCCGCCGTGGCCGCCGCCCGGGAAGCCTTCAAGACCTGGCGCAAGACGCCCATCGGCGCCCGCGCCCGCATCTTCCTCAAGTACCAGCAGCTGATCCGCGAAAACATGAAGGAGCTGGCCGCGCTGCTCACTGCCGAACAGGGCAAGACCCTGCCGGACGCCGAGGGTGATGTTTTCCGTGGCCTGGAGGTGGTGGAGCACGCCGCCAACATCGGCACCCTGCAGATGGGCGAGCTGGCCAACAACGTGGCCAATGGCGTAGACACCTACACCCTGCTGCAACCGATCGGCGTGTGCGCCGGCATCACCCCGTTCAACTTCCCGGCGATGATCCCGCTGTGGATGTTCCCCATGGCCATCGCCTGCGGTAACACCTTCGTCCTCAAGCCCTCCGAGCAGGACCCGCTGGTGACCATGCGCCTGGTTGAACTGGCGCTGGAAGCCGGTATCCCGAAAGGGGTGCTGAACGTGATCCACGGCGGCGTCGACGCGGTGAACCTGATCTGCGACCACCCGGACATCAAGGCCGTGTCCTTCGTCGGCTCCACCAAGGTGGGCACCCACGTCTACAACCGCGCCTCCCTGAACGGCAAGCGCGCCCAGTGCATGATGGGCGCCAAGAACCACGCCATCGTCCTGCCCGACGCCAACAAGCAGCAGACCCTGAACAACCTGCTGGGCGCCTCCTTCGGCGCCGCCGGCCAGCGCTGCATGGCCCTGCCGGTGGTGATCCTGGTAGGCGAGGCGCAGAACTGGCTGCCGGACCTGGTGGAAAAGGCCAGGACCCTCAAGGTCAATGCCGGTATCGAGCCGGGTACCGATGTCGGCCCGGTCGTGTCCTGCGCCGCGCTGGACCGCATCAGCGGCCTGATCGCCACCGGCATCGAGGAAGGCGCCAAGCTGGTGCTGGATGGCCGCAACCCGAAAGTACCCGGCTACGAGGACGGCAACTTCGTCGGCCCGACCATCTTCTCCGGCGTGACCCCCTCGATGACCATCTACCGCGAAGAAATCTTCGGGCCGGTGCTCTGCGTGGTGAATGCCGCCAGCCTGGATGAGGCCATCGCCTTCATCAACGCCAACCCGAACGGCAACGGCACCGCCCTCTTCACCCGCTCCGGCGCCGCCGCGCGGCACTTCCAGGAAGAGATCGACGTCGGCCAGGTCGGCATCAACGTACCGATCCCGGTGCCGGTCCCGCTGTTCTCCTTCAGCGGCTCCCGCGCCTCCAAGCTGGGTGACCTCGGCCCCTACGGCAAGCAGGTGGTGCTGTTCTACACCCAGACCAAGACCATCACCCAGCGTTGGTTCGACGAGGACGACGTCGGCGGCGCGGTGAACACCACCATCACCCTGAAATGA
- a CDS encoding enoyl-CoA hydratase, with product MEYETLLVSVQERVGLITLNRPKALNALNSQLVAELNQALDQLEADAGVGCIVITGSAKAFAAGADIKEMSAFGFPQIYLDDFFAAADRIGARRKPLIAAVAGYALGGGCELALMCDFIYAAENARFGLPELTLGVIPGIGGTQRLTHALGKAKAMEPCLTGRQLTAEEAERAGLVARVLPAESLLDETLAVARGIAGKSLPAAMMTKECVNRAFELGLNEGVRFERRLFHSLFASADQKEGMNAFVEKRAPHFTHR from the coding sequence ATGGAATACGAAACCCTGCTGGTCTCGGTACAGGAACGTGTCGGCCTGATCACCCTGAACCGCCCCAAGGCCCTGAATGCCCTCAACTCGCAGCTGGTCGCCGAGCTTAACCAGGCGCTCGACCAACTGGAGGCCGACGCCGGAGTCGGCTGCATCGTGATCACCGGTTCGGCCAAGGCCTTCGCCGCCGGCGCCGACATCAAGGAGATGTCCGCCTTCGGCTTCCCGCAGATCTACCTGGATGACTTCTTCGCCGCCGCCGACCGCATCGGTGCCCGTCGCAAGCCGCTGATCGCCGCGGTCGCCGGCTACGCCCTGGGCGGTGGCTGCGAACTGGCTCTGATGTGCGACTTCATCTACGCCGCCGAGAACGCCCGCTTCGGCCTGCCGGAACTGACCCTGGGGGTGATTCCGGGCATCGGCGGCACCCAGCGCCTGACCCATGCCCTGGGCAAGGCCAAGGCCATGGAGCCGTGCCTGACCGGCCGCCAGCTGACTGCCGAAGAGGCCGAGCGCGCCGGCCTGGTGGCCCGGGTGCTGCCGGCCGAATCCCTGCTGGACGAAACCCTCGCCGTGGCGCGTGGCATCGCCGGTAAATCGCTGCCCGCCGCCATGATGACCAAGGAGTGCGTCAACCGCGCCTTCGAGCTGGGACTCAATGAAGGCGTGCGCTTCGAGCGGCGCTTGTTCCACTCGCTGTTCGCCAGCGCCGACCAGAAGGAAGGCATGAACGCCTTCGTCGAAAAACGCGCCCCCCACTTCACGCATCGCTGA
- the mmsB gene encoding 3-hydroxyisobutyrate dehydrogenase — MHIGFLGLGNMGGPMARNLLKAGHSLTVFDPSPLATAALVELGARSANGPAQLARDGVAAIVTMLPTAAHVKEVYLGAEGLLANVAQGVLLIDSSTIDPLSAREVAKAAAAQGNPMLDAPVSGGTGGAAAGTLTFMVGGTDSAFDQAHPLFVAMGKNIVHCGASGNGQVAKIANNMLLGISMVGVAEAMALGVSLGMDAKVLAGIINTSSGRCWSSEVNNPFPGVLENAPASRGYSGGFGTDLMLKDLGLATEAARQAKQPVVLGAAAQQLYQTFSLQGHGGLDFSAIINLFRREA, encoded by the coding sequence ATGCATATCGGATTCCTTGGCCTCGGCAACATGGGCGGCCCAATGGCCCGCAACCTGCTCAAGGCCGGCCACAGCCTCACCGTGTTCGACCCCTCGCCGCTGGCCACCGCCGCCCTGGTGGAACTCGGCGCCCGCAGCGCCAACGGTCCGGCGCAGCTCGCCCGCGACGGCGTTGCCGCCATCGTCACCATGCTGCCCACCGCAGCCCACGTGAAGGAGGTCTACCTGGGCGCCGAGGGCCTGCTGGCCAACGTCGCCCAGGGCGTGTTGCTGATCGACAGCTCCACCATCGACCCGCTGAGCGCCCGAGAAGTGGCCAAGGCCGCTGCCGCCCAGGGCAATCCGATGCTCGATGCGCCGGTATCCGGCGGCACCGGCGGCGCCGCAGCGGGCACCCTGACCTTCATGGTGGGTGGCACCGACAGCGCCTTCGACCAGGCCCATCCCCTGTTCGTCGCCATGGGCAAGAACATCGTCCACTGTGGCGCCAGCGGTAACGGCCAGGTGGCCAAGATCGCCAACAACATGCTGCTGGGCATTTCCATGGTCGGCGTCGCCGAAGCCATGGCCCTGGGCGTCTCCCTCGGGATGGATGCGAAAGTGCTGGCCGGGATCATCAACACCTCCAGCGGCCGCTGCTGGAGCTCGGAGGTCAACAATCCCTTCCCCGGCGTCCTGGAAAACGCCCCCGCCTCGCGCGGCTACAGCGGCGGCTTCGGCACCGACCTGATGCTGAAGGACCTGGGCCTGGCCACCGAGGCGGCCCGCCAGGCGAAGCAGCCGGTGGTGCTTGGCGCCGCGGCCCAGCAGCTCTACCAGACCTTCAGCCTGCAGGGCCACGGCGGCCTGGACTTCTCCGCGATCATCAACCTGTTCCGTCGGGAAGCCTGA
- a CDS encoding enoyl-CoA hydratase/isomerase family protein gives MSGNEAPILASVRNRVGHLVLNRPAGLNALTLPMVRLLHRHLWAWELDPEIVAVVIRGAGDKAFCAGGDIRQLYESHAAGDNQHELFLEEEYALDEYLHSYAKPVLALLDGFVLGGGMGLAQAASLRVITERTRMGMPEVGIGFFPDVGGSYFLPRLPGELGLYLGVTGQQVRAADALYTGLADYCLPSERIRDLDQALDELNWSYAPRENLHQLLAGLATERIPGSELKALRPAIDRHFAQPDIGAIRQSLLDEDRPEFRDWAEETVRVLDSRSPLAMAVTLELLRRGRHLTLADCFALELHLDYQWFDKGDLMEGIRALIIDKDKNPRWNPPTLEELTPQRVLSFFNGFRAAAGQPLRSA, from the coding sequence ATGAGCGGCAACGAAGCGCCGATCCTGGCCAGCGTGCGCAACCGCGTCGGCCATCTGGTCCTGAATCGTCCCGCCGGGCTCAACGCCCTCACCCTGCCCATGGTGCGCCTGCTGCATCGCCACCTCTGGGCCTGGGAACTCGACCCGGAGATCGTCGCGGTGGTCATCCGCGGGGCCGGCGACAAGGCCTTCTGCGCGGGTGGCGACATCCGCCAGCTCTACGAGAGCCATGCGGCCGGCGACAACCAGCACGAGCTGTTCCTCGAAGAGGAGTACGCGCTGGACGAGTACCTGCACAGCTACGCCAAGCCGGTGCTGGCGCTGCTGGATGGTTTCGTCCTCGGCGGCGGCATGGGCCTGGCCCAGGCCGCATCGCTGCGGGTCATCACCGAGCGCACGCGGATGGGCATGCCGGAGGTGGGCATCGGCTTCTTTCCCGATGTCGGCGGCAGCTATTTCCTGCCGCGCCTGCCGGGGGAACTGGGCCTCTACCTGGGCGTGACCGGCCAGCAGGTGCGCGCGGCCGATGCACTCTATACGGGCCTTGCCGACTACTGCCTGCCCAGCGAGCGCATTCGCGACCTGGACCAGGCTCTGGACGAGCTGAACTGGAGCTACGCCCCCCGGGAAAACCTGCACCAGTTGCTGGCCGGCCTGGCCACTGAGCGCATTCCGGGTTCCGAGCTGAAGGCGCTGCGCCCGGCCATCGATCGGCATTTCGCCCAGCCCGATATCGGCGCCATCCGCCAATCGCTGCTGGACGAGGACCGTCCGGAGTTCCGCGACTGGGCCGAGGAAACCGTCCGGGTGCTGGACAGCCGCTCGCCCCTGGCGATGGCCGTGACCCTGGAACTGCTGCGCCGTGGCCGCCACCTGACCCTGGCCGACTGCTTCGCCCTGGAGCTGCACCTGGATTACCAGTGGTTCGACAAGGGCGACCTGATGGAGGGCATACGCGCCCTGATCATCGACAAGGACAAGAACCCCCGCTGGAACCCGCCGACCCTGGAGGAGCTGACGCCGCAACGGGTGCTGTCCTTCTTCAACGGATTCCGCGCCGCCGCCGGCCAACCCCTTCGCAGCGCCTGA
- a CDS encoding acyl-CoA dehydrogenase family protein — protein MHDIELTEEQRMIRDMARDFARAEVAPRAQAWEKAGWIDDTLVRQMGELGLLGMVVPERWGGTYIDYVAYALAVEEISAGDGALGALMSIHNSVGCGPLLNYGSEAQKDHWLPQLASGAAIGCFCLTEPQAGSEAHNLRTRADLIDGHWVLNGAKQFVSNGKRAKLAIVFAVTDPELGKKGLSAFLVPTDTPGFAVDRSEHKMGIKASDTCAVTLSNCRVPEENLLGQRGKGLAIALSNLEGGRIGIAAQALGIARAAFEAALGYARERVQFGKPIIEHQSIGNLLADMQVRLNAARLMILHAARLKSAGLPCLSEASQAKLFASEIAEQVCSSAIQVHGGYGYLEDYPVEKYYRDARITQIYEGSSEVQRLLIARELANLQL, from the coding sequence ATGCATGACATCGAACTGACCGAAGAACAACGCATGATCCGCGACATGGCCCGGGACTTCGCCCGCGCCGAGGTCGCCCCCCGGGCCCAGGCCTGGGAGAAGGCCGGCTGGATCGACGACACCCTGGTGCGCCAGATGGGCGAACTGGGCCTGCTGGGCATGGTGGTGCCCGAGCGCTGGGGCGGCACCTACATCGACTATGTGGCCTACGCCCTGGCGGTGGAGGAGATCTCCGCCGGCGACGGCGCCCTGGGCGCCCTGATGAGCATCCACAACTCGGTGGGTTGCGGGCCCCTCCTCAACTACGGCAGCGAAGCCCAGAAGGACCACTGGCTGCCGCAGCTGGCCAGCGGCGCGGCCATCGGCTGCTTCTGCCTGACCGAACCCCAGGCCGGCTCCGAAGCCCACAACCTGCGCACCCGCGCCGACCTCATCGACGGGCACTGGGTGCTGAACGGCGCCAAGCAGTTCGTCAGCAACGGCAAGCGGGCGAAGCTCGCCATCGTCTTCGCCGTCACCGACCCGGAGCTGGGCAAGAAGGGCCTGTCCGCGTTCCTGGTGCCCACCGACACCCCCGGCTTCGCCGTCGATCGCAGCGAGCACAAGATGGGCATCAAGGCCTCGGACACCTGCGCAGTGACCCTCAGCAATTGCCGCGTTCCGGAAGAGAACCTGCTGGGCCAGCGCGGCAAGGGTCTGGCCATCGCCCTGTCCAACCTGGAGGGCGGCCGTATCGGCATCGCCGCCCAGGCCCTCGGCATCGCCCGTGCGGCCTTCGAAGCGGCCTTGGGTTACGCCCGGGAGCGGGTACAGTTCGGCAAGCCGATCATCGAGCACCAGAGCATCGGCAACCTGCTGGCGGACATGCAGGTCCGGCTCAACGCGGCGCGCCTGATGATCCTCCATGCAGCCCGCCTGAAGAGCGCCGGCCTGCCCTGCCTGTCCGAAGCCTCCCAGGCCAAGCTGTTCGCCTCGGAGATCGCCGAGCAGGTCTGCTCCAGCGCCATCCAGGTCCACGGCGGCTACGGCTACCTCGAGGACTACCCGGTGGAGAAGTACTACCGCGACGCGCGCATCACCCAGATCTACGAGGGTTCCAGCGAGGTCCAGCGCCTGCTGATCGCGCGCGAGCTGGCCAACCTGCAACTCTGA